A genomic segment from Toxotes jaculatrix isolate fToxJac2 chromosome 6, fToxJac2.pri, whole genome shotgun sequence encodes:
- the uts2d gene encoding urotensin 2 domain containing has protein sequence MDRVTVVNYCLGLLGLLLLQGMLNVEGRSIFNPGNHVYNPKEDTDAQSKILALLLHKSLVPVEKDDPLGLELANKLAELEELRALREDLELEKEITANLAEGKSVTQKRGEPCFWKYCV, from the exons ATGGACAGGGTTACGGTTGTGAACTACTGCTTAGGACTCCTGGGTTTGTTACTACTGCAGGGCATGCTAAATGTGGAGGGAAGGAGCATATTTAACCCTG GAAACCATGTTTATAATCCCAAAGAAGACACAGATGCCCAGAGCAAGATTCTAGCTCTCTTACTACACAAAAGCTTAGTTCCAGTTGAAAAGGATGATCCTCTAG GTCTTGAGCTGGCCAACAAATTAGCTGAATTAGAGGAG CTGCGGGCCCTGAGAGAGGACttggagctggagaaggagatcaCAGCCAATTTGGCAGAAGGCAAATCCGTAACTCAGAAGAGGGGTGAAC CTTGCTTCTGGAAATACTGTGTCTGA
- the LOC121182900 gene encoding platelet glycoprotein V — protein sequence MDSYFRGPLWLILILFTLPHVTYNMSCPSSCMCFSTGAVKCVGYTITDIPDQLPAHTYLLLLNDTNMNVINEQSLANKRFLLRFSLTYSHLHTIHPQAFHVAPQLKSVKLSSNNLSTLPAQVFSPLTTLQQLHLDGNQLEIIAADMFDGLVGLQDLDLSRNKLADLASDVFDGLTNLTFLNLGRNFIKKLPPTIFRSLTKLRQLVIYHNELEVLEAALFDELVNLEELKIHHNQIASLPPQVFWSLRNLEILTLSSNQLQAIPEKTFYNMPKLSKLTIYNNPLLSLPDQLMGHMPEIKEFYLYSTNLTTVPGNLFANMSGLQTLNLHLNDKLRDLPSDLFCCLPHLLKLSLKSNNLHYLHPQLFSKLTTLGILLLNNNKLENLPENIFSSNTALKSLTLSGNPWDCTCRIRGIARWVRHNEHVVVDKEDVICHSPVYQLLRTLGSLRDEEFNFCTATRVPSNSPTHSDVHEPTQPFHSISTRGQRSASTTTPPMTTSSTTQGATQRVTIPATTKPANPTTLGAKKLLTSLHTVTTALPIEEPLPSTKTHSTYYMSPPFYDLLVVEQGPEFVHHNFHRGWVYVWFLPSDKTLAGFLMFSHILLVATGLSLILFAMYGMYRLNKTIDKLKTECAHYEG from the exons ATGGATTCCTACTTCAGAG GCCCCTTGTGGTTGATTCTCATCCTCTTCACACTGCCACACGTCACCTACAACATGTCCTGCCCCAGCAGCTGTATGTGCTTCTCGACAGGTGCCGTCAAGTGTGTCGGTTATACCATCACAGATATACCAGATCAGCTTCCCGCCCACActtacctgctgctgctcaacgACACAAACATGAACGTCATAAATGAGCAGAGCCTGGCAAACAAGCGCTTCCTGTTGCGTTTCAGTCTGACTTACAGCCATCTACACACTATCCATCCGCAGGCCTTCCACGTCGCTCCGCAGCTCAAATCCGTCAAGCTGTCTTCGAACAATCTCTCCACCCTTCCTGCTCAGGTGTTCAGTCCACTGACcactctgcagcagctgcatctAGATGGAAACCAGCTGGAGATCATTGCTGCGGATATGTTTGATGGACTTGTCGGGTTGCAGGATCTGGACCTGAGCCGTAACAAATTGGCAGATCTTGCTTCAGATGTTTTCGATGGACTGACCAACCTCACCTTTCTCAATCTTGGCAGGAACTTCATAAAGAAGCTTCCACCTACCATCTTTCGCTCCTTGACCAAACTTCGCCAACTTGTGATCTATCACAATGAACTAGAGGTGCTAGAAGCTGCGCTGTTTGATGAACTTGTCAACCTTGAAGAGCTAAAAATACACCACAACCAGATCGCTAGCCTTCCACCTCAGGTGTTCTGGTCACTGAGGAACTTGGAGATCCTCACCTTGTCTTCCAACCAACTTCAGGCTATCCCAGAGAAAACCTTTTATAACATGCCCAAGCTGAGCAAGCTGACCATTTACAACAACCCACTGCTATCTCTTCCAGACCAGCTGATGGGTCACATGCCTGAGATTAAAGAATTTTATCTGTATAGTACTAACCTCACTACTGTTCCTGGAAATTTATTTGCTAACATGTCTGGGCTGCAGACGCTTAACTTACATTTAAATGACAAACTGAGGGATTTGCCTTCAGACCTATTCTGCTGTCTTCCCCACCTTCTGAAGCTCTCACTGAAATCCAACAACCTCCATTATCTACATCCTCAGCTGTTCTCCAAACTAACCACCCTGGGCATACTGCTTCTAAATAACAATAAGCTGGAGAATCTaccagaaaacattttttcctcaaataCGGCTTTGAAGTCTCTTACTCTGAGTGGCAACCCCTGGGACTGTACTTGTCGTATCAGAGGTATTGCAAGGTGGGTAAGACATAATGAACATGTGGTCGTTGACAAAGAGGATGTGATATGTCACAGTCCAGTGTATCAGCTGCTCCGTACGCTTGGCTCTCTGCGTGATGAGGAGTTCAACTTTTGCACTGCTACAAGAGTCCCAAGTAATTCACCTACTCACAGTGACGTGCATGAGCCAACACAACCATTCCACTCCATTTCAACTCGTGGACAAAGATCAGCTTCAACAACCACACCACCCATGACAACATCATCCACCACTCAAGGGGCTACCCAACGAGTCACCATCCCAGCAACCACCAAACCTGCAAATCCAACCACCTTGGGTGCCAAAAAACTGCTAACATCACTCCACACTGTAACCACTGCGCTACCTATTGAGGAGCCTCTTCCCAGTACTAAGACTCACTCAACTTATTATATGTCACCTCCTTTCTATGACCTACTGGTGGTTGAACAGGGGCCTGAGTTTGTTCACCACAACTTTCACAGGGGCTGGGTGTATGTGTGGTTTCTGCCGTCAGATAAAACCTTGGCTGGATTCCTCATGTTTTCTCACATCCTTCTTGTGGCCACAGGCTTGTCCCTCATTCTTTTTGCCATGTATGGAATGTATCGCCTCAACAAAACCATAGACAAGCTGAAGACTGAGTGTGCACATTATGAAGGGTAA
- the lrrc15 gene encoding leucine-rich repeat-containing protein 15 — translation MDLPLTLHVFLLLSSLNAAVWACPDRCKCQGTKIICSGLSDFPTAVPSFTTALYFSNSTFYSLKPEDLTDFSNALGIFVIKDSVLREVLPGTFDSTLNIGALGFTGTGLQDLPEALFQNLQKLETLNLRNNKLLVVRPNWFSPLKYLKALDLSWNLLTSAPVETFHPLTELHHLYLSGNNISQLSRDTFKGLSNLKALRLSKNSLQGLPIGCLDDLGNLEELSLNDNLITHLHHSLFSKTLKLQKLFLSHNKLTALPQAIFLNLPLLSQISLYENQLESLGPGVFGPMALQELWLYDNKLSHVEDDTFRNLTQLRLLVLSRNQISYVSTKAFRGLEQLGEVSLHTNQLRTLQAGTFQGLPHLVNISLEHNFISSLPLGFLQGLSYLGQIDLRNNSFPNLPQQSLDELTMANEVLLQQNPWRCDKDILPLRDWLRQHPSKVNQSLVVCETPSSLNGDAIALLANENLMPLGTTEEPVLTSTEKRRKPNTPPSRQSTSSPAIKTTPTSEHEEVTSSGQGEETTASNHMAIILIIIAVVSTVIISSVIISCVCWRKNKRGSGNIGRRNKNSVL, via the coding sequence ATGGACCTGCCATTGACGCTTCATGTGTTCCTACTTCTCAGTTCCCTAAATGCTGCTGTTTGGGCGTGTCCGGACAGATGCAAGTGTCAAGGAACCAAAATCATCTGCAGTGGCCTTTCAGACTTCCCCACAGCTGTGCCCTCATTTACCACTGCCCTATACTTCTCAAATAGCACTTTCTACTCTCTGAAACCAGAGGACTTGACTGATTTCTCTAATGCCCTTGGCATCTTTGTGATTAAAGACAGTGTTTTAAGGGAAGTCCTCCCTGGTACATTTGATTCCACTCTGAATATAGGTGCTTTAGGGTTTACTGGCACTGGACTGCAAGATCTCCCTGAGGCCTTGTTCCAAAATCTTCAGAAGCTTGAGACTCTGAATCTGAGGAACAACAAACTCTTGGTGGTCCGCCCTAACTGGTTTTCCCCGCTGAAATATCTGAAAGCTCTTGACCTCAGTTGGAACCTTCTCACTTCTGCACCTGTTGAAACTTTTCACCCTCTTACTGAGCTACATCACCTTTATCTTTCTGGAAACAACATCAGTCAACTGTCTAGAGACACATTCAAGGGACTTTCTAACCTTAAAGCCTTGCGGCTTAGTAAAAACTCGCTACAGGGACTCCCCATTGGCTGTCTGGATGACCTTGGAAACCTGGAGGAACTATCCCTGAATGACAATCTAATCACTCACCTACACCACAGCCTGTTCTCGAAGACTCTGAAGCTCCAGAAGCTATTTCTCTCCCACAACAAACTTACAGCTCTGCCACAAGCGATCTTCTTAAACCTGCCCCTCCTTTCCCAGATCTCACTGTATGAAAACCAACTGGAGAGTCTGGGTCCAGGGGTATTTGGACCCATGGCCCTGCAAGAACTGTGGCTGTATGACAACAAGCTGAGCCATGTGGAGGATGACACATTCAGGAATCTGACTCAGCTGCGTCTCCTGGTTCTCAGTCGCAACCAGATCAGCTATGTTTCCACCAAGGCCTTTAGAGGGTTGGAGCAGCTTGGAGAGGTATCACTTCACACCAATCAGCTCAGAACCCTGCAAGCTGGGACCTTCCAAGGTCTGCCTCATCTGGTCAACATTTCTTTGGAGCACAATTTCATCAGCTCCCTCCCTTTGGGTTTTCTGCAGGGCCTGAGCTATCTAGGGCAGATAGATCTGAGAAACAATTCCTTTCCCAATCTGCCACAGCAAAGTCTGGATGAGCTCACCATGGCAAATGAAGTACTCCTGCAGCAGAACCCCTGGAGGTGTGACAAGGATATTCTGCCTCTTAGGGATTGGCTGAGACAGCACCCATCCAAGGTCAACCAAAGCCTTGTAGTGTGTGAAACACCTTCGAGTCTGAATGGTGATGCTATTGCTCTGCTTGCAAATGAAAACCTGATGCCTCTCGGCACAACTGAGGAGCCCGTGTTGACCTCaacggagaagaggaggaaacccAATACCCCTCCAAGCAGACAAAGCACTTCCTCACCTGCTATCAAGACCACACCCACATCTGAGCATGAGGAGGTCACCAGCAGTGGACAAGGGGAAGAGACTACGGCTTCCAATCATATGGCAATCATTCTCATCATCATTGCAGTAGTGTCCACTGTTATCATCAGCTCTGTCatcatcagctgtgtgtgctggaggaaaaacaagagaggCAGCGGAAATATAGGCCGCAGAAATAAGAACTCTGTGCTGTAG
- the LOC121183155 gene encoding carboxypeptidase N subunit 2 has protein sequence MSRGEIIVLFLSLLLESSLAQNKQCDKETDCPKENQDVFSSSVSEIPHTLKPGVTEVFFVDSQLETIPKAAFINSPQLEKVEFMNTHTSSIEPGAFEGLASLKQVEISGTPLTSLPVELFKGLSNLEKIILKFNQLRSLEKGLFDGLRKVSEIQLHGNKINSIENGTFDGLENLQVLHLGKNNLSDVSADWFSNLNKLQVLRLYENQLTTVPEEIFQNLPNLKEIALKGNRIAELPPNLFPHKDKLIKISLDSNLLTSLPQDFFVGFPQLNTLTLFGNKLTSLPPVLFGEMPKLTDLSLSQNNLSTLPKGIFSPLKKMKKLDLSKNHFVTLSAEYFEGTEKLTDLNLQNNKIRSLDADVFEKLQSLTTLKLAHNNLQTLPDDIFEPLTGLRKLYLSDNPWKCDCNLISFHLWIKANSNKIKTPVVCEYPENLKGQEIQFLTEDQFICPTPPSTTALLTTTITTTITTLPTTTLPTTQLATTILTTTTPLPTTPATTTPTPTTILPTTELITTTTPTTTLPTTAIPSTVISTTPLATTTTVPTSAPTTTITTTEPTTTITTTAATTTITTTAPTTTTTIATTEPTTTITTTAPTTTIATTAPTTTITTTAPTTTIATTAPTTTITTAPTTTIATTAPTTTITTTVPTTTIATTTPTTTITTTTPTTTIETTAPTTTMTTSPPITTTTTPSTTTLTTTIPTTTTAMTTTTPTTAMPTTTPVQTTTTKTMTPPPPTTPVIFTCPVEPASQEPSPSFTYQHGSKVQKCKSQMMIYTTLLLVEITCTLVLAKFTLSLYRLLQSRERIYHRIKLTHFSYRREVIMRPLREAETYGF, from the coding sequence ATGTCAAGAGGAGAAATCATcgttctttttctgtctttactgcTTGAGTCTTCGTTGGCTCAAAACAAACAATGCGACAAGGAGACAGACTGCCCCAAAGAAAACCAGGATGTTTTTAGTTCATCTGTGAGTGAAATTCCACACACACTAAAACCAGGTGTGACGGAGGTTTTCTTTGTGGATAGCCAGCTTGAAACAATCCCCAAAGCAGCCTTTATTAACAGCCCCCAGCTTGAAAAGGTGGAGTTCATGAACACCCACACGTCATCTATTGAGCCGGGAGCTTTTGAAGGTTTGGCATCCCTCAAGCAAGTTGAGATCTCTGGCACTCCACTAACTTCACTTCCAGTGGAACTCTTTAAAGGCCTCAGCAACCTGGAGAAGATTATACTAAAGTTTAACCAGCTTCGCAGTTTGGAGAAAGGCTTGTTTGATGGCCTTAGAAAAGTAAGTGAGATTCAGTTACATGGGAACAAGATCAATTCGATTGAAAATGGGACGTTTGATGGTCTTGAGAACCTACAGGTACTCCATTTAGGTAAAAATAATCTCTCGGATGTATCTGCTGATTGGTTCTCAAACCTAAACAAACTGCAAGTACTACGTCTTTATGAAAACCAGCTGACCACTGTTCCTGAAGAGATTTTTCAGAATTTACCAAACTTGAAGGAAATTGCTTTGAAAGGAAACAGAATAGCAGAATTACCACCAAATCTATttccacacaaagacaaactaaTTAAGATCTCTTTGGACAGTAACCTTCTGACTAGTTTACCTCAAGACTTTTTTGTTGGCTTCCCTCAGCTAAACACTCTGACCCTATTTGGGAATAAACTGACAAGTCTACCACCAGTGCTTTTTGGAGAAATGCCCAAACTGACTGATTTAAGCCTCAGTCAAAATAATCTTAGCACTCTTCCTAAGGGAATATTCAGCCccctgaagaagatgaagaagttAGATCTGTCTAAAAAtcactttgtcactttgtctGCTGAATACTTTGAAGGCACAGAGAAGCTCACAGACCTGAATCTACAGAACAACAAGATAAGGTCTCTGGATGCAGATGTGTTTGAAAAGCTACAGTCACTGACCACACTAAAGCTAGCTCACAACAACCTCCAGACGTTACCTGATGATATTTTTGAGCCTTTAACAGGTCTCAGAAAACTTTACCTCAGTGACAACCCTTGGAAGTGTGACTGTAATCTGATTTCTTTTCACCTCTGGATAAAAGCAAACTCCAACAAGATTAAGACCCCTGTGGTCTGTGAGTATCCAGAAAATCTAAAAGGGCAGGAAATCCAATTCTTAACAGAAGATCAATTTATTtgccccacccctccctccacaaCTGCTCTCTTAACCACCACCATCACAACAACTATCACAACACTTCCAACTACGACACTACCAACTACACAACTAGCAACCACAATACTTACTACCACAACACCTCTTCCCACAACACCAGCCACCACAACTCCCACACCCACAACTATACTCCCAACCACAGAACTAATCACTACCACAACACCAACAACCACACTGCCAACTACAGCTATACCAAGTACAGTTATCTCTACCACACCACTAGCCACAACCACAACAGTACCAACAAGCGCACCAACAACCACTATAACAACAACTGAACCTACAACTACTATAACAACAACTGCAGCTACAACCACTATAACAACAACTGcacctacaactacaactactatAGCAACAACTGAACCCACAACCACTATAACAACAACTGCACCCACAACTACTATAGCAACAACTGCACCCACAACCACTATAACAACAACTGCACCCACAACTACTATAGCAACAACTGCACCCACAACCACTATAACAACTGCACCCACAACTACTATAGCAACAACTGCACCCACAACCACTATAACAACAACTGTACCCACAACTACCATAGCAACAACTACACCCACAACCACTATAACAACAACTACACCCACAACCACTATAGAAACAACTGCACCCACAACCACTATGACAACATCTCCACCCATTACTACCACAACAACTCCCTCCACAACCACCTTAACAACAACTATACCCACTACCACAACCGCCATGACCACAACTACACCTACAACAGCTATGCCCACAACCACCCCTGTCCAGACAACCACCACCAAAACAATGacacctcctccaccaaccACTCCAGTGATCTTCACCTGTCCAGTGGAACCAGCCTCTCAGGAACCATCACCTTCCTTCACATATCAACATGGAAGCAAAGTTCAGAAGTGCAAGAGTCAGATGATGATTTACACAAcactgctgctggtggagaTCACTTGCACACTCGTGCTCGCTAAGTTCACCCTGTCTCTTTACCGCCTGCTGCAGTCCAGAGAGAGGATATACCACAGGATCAAACTCACCCACTTCTCCTACAGACGAGAGGTCATCATGAGACCTCTACGAGAGGCAGAGACTTATGGAttttaa